The Ziziphus jujuba cultivar Dongzao chromosome 1, ASM3175591v1 genome segment GGAAGATTGAAATCTTTGCAGTGTAAGAGCATTTGGAGGTGATGTAATTATGGACTAAATAAATGTACTTTTTGAGAGGCACACACGGGTTTGAGTGTTATGGTGTGCGCACCTTCTGCACAAGTTGGCATATAATGGCCAAAATGATTGGTTGGCTTTTTAGGATAGCCAaggataaagaaataaaaagcatGGACTTGGAAGGATTTTGCCGACGTGGTCATGCTGCCCATTCTGGGCTATTTCAGTTCACGACGCGGTTTTGAGGATTATGGTGTGCGCACCCTCTGCACAAGTTGGCATATAATGGCCAAATTGATTGGTTGGCCATTTAGGATAGCCAAAGATGAAGAAATAAAAAGCGTGGACTTGGAGTTGGAGATTAGGATTTTGTCGACGTGGTCATGCTGCCCATTCTGGGCTATTTTAGTTCATGATTTTCATGGCCTCgggggaaaataaaaatggaggaaaagtAGGATTTGACAGCTGTGGGATTTGAACCCACGCCCTTTCGGACCAGAGCCTAAATCTGGCGCCTTAGACCACTCGGCCAAACTGTCAGTTGGTAACATTTGCTCCAAGTTAAATTATTagagtacaaaaaaaaaaggttctgaaatcataatcataagcaagaagaaaatcaaacaaAGATGAAGTTATCCTATACGTTATGATGAATGAACTAGACAACCAATGATTTCTCATAAAATGAATATGGTTTGATTATGCGAATTCAGGTGGGTACACAGTGGACAAGTTTTTCGCACCACAATTCTCATCCCACTCACCCCTACGTAAGGACTTATGTATGTCTGAGGGAAACTTTTTCCAAGAATTCCCATTTACTCCCTTTAGTAATTTGTGGCTCATAAAAGATAGAAAAAACTCTTTCAATTTGCTTAAACTTCCTCCTCCTTTTTGCAAACTTGTATCTGTAATAATGGGATTGACATGGTTGTCTAACTGTTTTGGGTTCATGCTCTAGCTAGGCCTTCAATGAGGCCACCCATGACTTGGTCCAATACCAATTTTTGCCTAAAATAATTATCCTTGACCTTATGCACCctattagaatttaaaaccaAACAATCAAGGGAAATTTGAGGCCAAAAGCACAGAATATAATACATACCATGTGAAGATATTTCCAAAGATTTAAACCTTTGTGGTTAACTGAGGAATacctaatataatattatttctttctttacaaGATAGTCATATTtagcaatatatttatatatatatatatatatatacctattgGCATACTCTAATTGTTTAATGAAAGAAGTTAAACCATCTTTTTTTCAAGCTTTTCATGCGCTATTAATAACAATATTGCCTTGCAGCTTCCACCATTAATAGGACCAGAAAAAAGTAGTAAATTGTAACTGACGATGATCATGACCTTtgagttattttcatttctaatgTGATAAAATCTGATCTGATTTGCATCATGAAGGATTGTCCTGGTCTTCGTCACAGTGGATCACCATGGGAACTCATACTTATGATCTATAACCGTTGGTTTGTATCATGAGCTTCTAGCTCAAAACAGATTTTCCCACTATTGGGCCCTCATTAAGACAGCCGTTTAGCATGATTTTCTTTTCTGAATGAAATGCTTCTGCCAGGAATATTTGTGCGTTTTTAAATTTGCTACTTCCACActgttttttaacattttgagTAAGCAATATTTGTATGGGTATTTAAAACTGACCAGGAAATAACAAATTCAGCTCTGGCAGTATCAAATTTCCACACTATAAGTAAATGAATTTACCACCCTTCAATTTGCTGCTCTTTGTCATTCTTCTTCACAAACTCTTTGCCTAATCTCAGCAATGGCCTTATTAATTCCTTCACTTTCCACCCTCTTCATTGTGCTTTTCTTCCTCAACTTTGCAGGTAATTACTTTCTTAAGAAGTCCTTTTGTTGGAATCTGATCTTAAAATTTCTTGtcttaaaactttatttatttatttattttttaatccctCTCTGTCAGTCTGTCTGCTTTGTATTAACATAATCGAAATAGTACCTTTAATTACAAATgtgtatatttgtttattttgacaAGGCGTTCATCCGTGTTTTCACAAGAAAATTTGCTGAAAACAAAGATGAAAATTAGCATATGAATTTTGCTTGAAAATCCAACATTTTCTCAGCAACATAATTGAAACATTTTCCCCGAAAGAAAGCTGACCCAGATCATATTTTGTCGATTTCTTATTATCTCCATATAAAGTTCTACTTttctcattaaaaaaagaaaaaagaaaaagaaaatgcttgCATTGTTATGAGACTTCTCTGCTTTTAGTGTGACTTTTAAGCCATATGCCTTGAACATGCATGCCATACTACTATATGAGTGCCTTAATTTGTCATCTGAAAAGGATTTCTGAAACGACTTCCTTCTTGATGAAGTACTTAACAATCAGATGTCATAATCACTTTACAGAACAAAATTGTTTATCTTGTAATTGGAACCACCATTAGTTGGTAATTTTCTTTGGTTCAACTTTTTCAGGACCACTGAAGCTTGCTGATGGACAGGTATATTCAATCCTTatagtcccaaaaaaaaaatatatatccaatCCTTTGCTTAAAAATCATGATTTACTCAAAGATTTCACAATGTAGGATCTGAAAACTTGGTGTATCGCAAAGCCCTCATCAAGTGGTGCAGAACTGGCTGCGAATATACAATTCGCATGCAGCCAGTTGACTGATTGCAAGGCTATACAAGAAGGTGGACAGTGCTTCTATCCAAACACTCCCATCAACCATGCCTCTGTGGCCATGAATTTTTACTACCAAGCTATGAGCAGAAACCCCTGGAACTGTAACTTCAGGACCTCTGGCCTCATCACCCAAACTGACCCAAGTATTTGATTTAATTACTCAATTCACATTATGATTTTTAGCATaataatttatagattttaatagTTTACTAAATACTGTGCTTCAGGTTATGGTAGCTGCCAGTATGCTTAATAGCAGCAGGCAAGGGATGCAGATGCAGCTTAAGCTTCAGCTTTTAGACCTTTCCTTATACAATTTGTCTAGAATCTTTTTCCCCTGAAGAACATTTTTCTTGTGTTTAATTTTGGTGATTTTAAGTGGACCTTCTATACGATGATTGTTTATTACTCGACTGGTGACCCCAACACATGAACATTGCAAATGTAAAATGTGTTTGACAGCATTAATAAATTCCAAATTCAATAGCAGAAAAGCTTTACAGGTTCTTGGAAATTGACAGAGAGTAGTTTTGCCGCATATTTAACCAGAATAAAACAAGAAAAGCAAAGGTTCGTTTTTTTATTAGCCTGTTAAGGAAGGCAGCCTCTAATGGTTGAGGGATAGAATAAATATGTGTGTATTAAACAATGACGGAGCTCTGTGTACACCATCCATTTCAACATTCACTTTTTAATTCCCTCTTGATTGAAATATCATGAAATTAAAGGGTCTTAAATAGAGTTCATTGGCCCTTTAagctattaatttaatttcttcaatCTCAATGGCCCAATCAAAGCTATTTCTGAAATACCACCCTTTTGGAACAATTTTTGATTAACCCTTTCAGCATCACCATCCATAACCAGTACTTAAAATTATTAACAAGATTAATTAGAGTAATTGATTAGTCAAGCACCagcattctaaattattttgcTTCTGATTGTATTTAAAGTGACTTTATTAACAGTACTGCTCTAAAACTTTCCAACTTTCATGCCGTGGTTAGATCAGTTTGATCActtggtttcttctttttttttctggttttctttttctgaagTTTCTGCTCAGAATATTCTTGGTTTTGAATCATAGTTAGGAAAGGAGTATATAAACATAAGAAGTTAAGATCTCCTTGCGGCATTTTATAGATTGTTGATAAAATTTGTAtagacaaataattttttaacacagaagataataataatactgcTTTTGTTCTAAGAGATCAAAAACAATTACTGCTTCTGTAACCAAACTCAATCACAATATACATTTATCAAAAGGCAATGGCAGCAAACTGACAAAAGTATGGAAAAAAAGAACATCCTCATTGGAATTGAAACTTTATGAACATGCTTATTATTGGAGTGGTACAATTCATTTTATGGCTCATTTTCAAACCGCTTTTATACATTTTCAGAAATCAGGCAATAGTGCAAGACCATTCCATTAATGGAATGAAAAGTTAGCAAATGGTGGAAACACACTCACTTCCTTCCAGCTAAGATGCTTATATAATTTCCATCTCTTTGAAGAATAAAGaatgaaattggaaaaaaagGCTGTAACACCTCACCTTTTCCATTACGGATGGACAAAATCAATTATACATTTACATTTAAATAGTTATGTTATATTTTCCAACAAGTTTTACAAAAATGTTACATTTAATTAGACGGAACGAGGGCATAATATATAGCATGTTTATAGTTATAACTTGTTAGAAGGCAGTCTTATAGCATACGTATATATTAATTGAAGAATAATAGCAATCTTCAAATATACTACAGATAATAGCTCTGTTTTAGCCTCATAAAGAACCAAAATATTACCCTATTCCAATGCAGAACTTCTTATCTGTGCAACATTTCGCACCATATGCTGTGAGAGCTCAGCAATTAATATTATAGTACcaatgttaaatatattaacttttttcaCCAACATATAAAAGTTGcctaatttctttaattcagCCTGCTTTTAGccttctccccccccccccccctccaaaaaaaaaaaaaaaaaaaaaggcttttagcctaaaaagaataatattccCAAACCATATAGGTAACTCTCTAAATCTAACTTTCTGACCAAATATTCCCTCGGTGAAAGTAAAAGACAAGCtcttatttaattgattaatgtAATTGCACTGATTCAGCCACTAATCAACCACCAATATTTGCAGTGTCATATTCAACAAAAGCAATTAATATTAACCAATTAGGTAGTGACTATAGAGAGTAACCATGCATGCATGAAATTGCATGTTATTATCTTAATTTGACTCTTTTGCCATATAGCatataattagaatttagaagGAATAAGTGATGCAGTACTTGATCACAAAATTACATGCTCTGTCAATGTGAGATGAAAATGTCTTAATTTCCAGCTGGACCTGAGACCCCCAAAATTAAGTGCCTGTTGCTCTACTACTAATTTGCTATACAGTACATGACTAGATTCATTTTGCACATGTACAAACTAGAAAAGCCTTCATGTATATATAGAGGCTCATAACTTCTAAGTTTCAAAACCCAGTATTAACCCCCGCTTTTTTCTGTTTCATAACTGCTAGAAGAAAAATCTATATGACAACCATGGCTAAAACAAATCACTCTTTGGCGGCTATCTTCTGTCTTTTCCTCATGCTTCCGATCTACTGCTTCAACTTTGgtacattatttattatgatcatCAATCATCTCTTTGCCCTCTCTCTTGCCCCTTCATTTAACTGTATTTCCTAATTTAGTCCCATTTTCTTGTCAAATAgctaatatttttcttcataagTGGTATGCAATTAATTAATGGTATATTGGCttatattttctaatatatgAACTCTCAAATAATCATTTTGCAGGAGAAAGTTCAATCACAGAAAGTGTGAAGGTAATATAATCttaaacacacatatatatatatagagagagagagatagatgaATGATTAACATAGAGTATAATATAGAGATACATGATATGCACACAAGCACTAAGatcttgcatatatatatagatatatatattatatttgtatatataaattaatgtaCTTGAAAAATGTACATAATTACAGACATGGTGTGTGGCAAAGCCTTCAGCGAATGACAATGAGCTGAAGAATAACATACGATTTGCGTGCGAACATACAGTTCCTACTGATTGTGATGCAATAAATCAAGGCGGTCCTTGCTATAACCCCAATAATCTCTTTCACCACGCTTCTTTTGCCATGAATTCTTACTACCAGGAAGCAGGAAGGCACCAATGGAACTGTGATTTTCTCAACTCTGCTCTCGTCGCGATCTCTGATCCAAGTAAACCCCCTAatctacaataaataaatttatttcatttcctTAATTCCATCTATTTAGACGTTAATTCTCTCTTCtctaatttcttattttgtttaCCATTTTAATTCCAGGTCTTGGAAGCTGCGTATACAAGGGTaagcatttattttatatatatatatagtcgtaTTCATGTTCTCCATCCTTGCAATAATCCATGACAAGTGTCGTATATTTCTCCAGGGGAACCTACATCAGTGGATTTATCAGCTTCGGTGAGCTTAATTCTTCATCTGCATgcattaacaaaatttaatttcgtAGGACAGTtgattaaaatatccaaaatattaATTCTAAGAATTGGAGGGATGATGAAATTAACtaattatgttatttatataataaattagtaTACATATTATTGATGAGGAATTGAAAGTGAATTAATGAATGCAGGGCAGGTGGTGCTATTTAGAGCTGCTGTGCTATTCAGGATGAAATTTGTTAAACTTTTTAGGGTCACCACACTGAAACTATCTGGGCTTGGATCATCAGACTAATACTTTGACCAACTTTTGGGCTAGCCTTGGTCCAAGTTGAGTTAAATCAAACCAGTGCCTTCTGGTTTGGTATTtacctaaattttttttgttttgttttttgttttttgttttttttggtaattaatttgttggattCTATTCGTAAATATAAGAGGTAaacttttgctcttttttttttttttttttttttttggtgaataaggtAAACTTTTGCTCTTGCTTTAGTAGTAGAATCTAAAGCatcatttaatttaaaagtCGACAAAATCTAGCTAATTCTGGCATAGAAACTGAAAaactttgaaaacttttttgtattttcgAAATTTTGACATTCCATGAGCAATCACATTATggaatatattcttttattggTAGTGATAAATAGCATCCTTTCGAGGATAAAAGTAAAAGGCTTAAAAGTGATGATGTGATTTTGGTGCAGGAAATCTCAACAAAGTAGAGGCCCACAGACACAGTTGATTGTTTCCAATTAATTAGAGCAACATtttgttgtaaaaaaaataaaaataaaaattaaagtaactctataaataataaaattaataatgtccGGATCTGCATTTATTAAGCATGGGCATGGCTTGCTATAATAGAATCATAAGGGATTAATTACAATGTTATAACAACATGGATAAGTTAATTATCCAATTCTTAGTGCAAGAGGAACAATGTTATAACAACATGGATAAGTTAATTATTTccaaatatgagattttttttttcaatattcataatttagtaaaaaaatttattaattgcaTGCCAAAAAAagctaaacaaaaattaaaaaaatgaaaaattaaatgaaaaaataaaatttcttaattatctataaaagaatttaatagGTCCGATCTATCGTATATCTTTTTAATAAATGATAGAATCCAAAGTATGGATTCTATATGTGCTtaagaataataaaagtaaaactatgaataatttttcataaaaatcttatttatacTAAATCCTTTCCTATAACCTTCCCTAATCAAGTGGGGACACAATTTTTCCTACTTCATAATGTTATAAGTAACTCATACTGGACCCACCACAAATAATTACTAGATATGATTAACATAATGGATGTGCCTAGATTAACTCTCTCATACCCCATCTTTTTTCTGCTTTCATTCTTTCTCTCAGGTATTTTAAGCACTTGTTAGTTTGTTGTTGGGTCATTGTCTTGTAAATTTTGAACATTGAAGCTTTCAATTGTTTTGGTCTTCTCTGGATTTGCTccataatttctctcaaaatgtGAATAGGGTTTGATAATTATATATGCGTGGGGGTAATTAATATATCGAATGAGTAAATTATTGTATATTTGATACATTAGCTGGTCTGTTTAATCAAATAGAATAAAGCATTTCACCAgacaaatgttcaaattaagtGAAGGGTTAGATGTAGCAAGAGTATGTTGAATcaaatcatcaaaaaaaaattcaaaaatcaaaaggttcttgatctttttttttttttttttttttcttcttttacccAATTATATATCTAAAACTTTCATCATTGGCTTGCAAGTTGCAGTTAATGATATGATATATCAACAAACCTAATGATTTCAGTTTCCTTTTGTAATTTCAATgagattttggaaaaattgttcaTATTCTGATTTTAATCTTCATACATGTTACCTGTACTCAAATCTTTACTAATTAAGGCATTTGTTTTTTAGCAGGAAAGATCTCAATGCTTGTGAATGCACAGGTACATAATTTGGAAACCTCAACTAATTTATTGTGTTCAGTAGATAAATGCAATGATCTATACGATCTAATAATGTAAGAATATACATGAATATGTCTGTTAGAGTTGGTGCATAGCAAAGGCATCGGCAAGCCAGGAAAGTCTACAGGAAGATTTGGATTTTGCTTGTCGAGTTGTAGATTGTAGGCCAACTCAGCAAGGAGGTACCTGCCATGAACCAAATAGTCACGTGCACCATGCCTCTTTTGCCATGAACGAGTACTACCAGAGCAGAGGGCGCCATGATTGGGACTGTTATTTTAGCAGAACTGCTCTCATTGCCTTGGCTGATCCAAGTAGGCCATAccctttttgcctttttttttttttttttataaccttAATTTGGATATTTGTTAAAGTATCTGACTTGTTATTGTATGTTTCTGAGTTTGTTTCgacaaaattatattaataaaaaaaagcctTTTGGATCATTTACAGGCTTTGGAAGCTGCAAGTTCAAGGCTGGTGGGtgatttttaatcaaattaattacaGATTAAAATTACcaatacaatatatttttataagtttaattttaatctgCAAATTTTGTAGGAGGTACAGGAACCCCACCACGGGTGGAAAAACAGGTAATCCAAATGGGATTTCTTCAACTAtacattaacattttttttctattttcaatcaattgatttaataaattaatgttgGCATGTGATGCAAAAACCAAACTATTATCATAaacttaataattaaatatcattcgTCCACTTCTGTCTTGGGTCATTTATTGGCAGAATACCTGGTGTGTGGCAAAGCCAGGAACGCCAGACAACATGCTGGGGGCCAATATTAAGTATGCATGTGGGAAATTATCAGAGTGCGGTGATATTCTACAACATGGCTCATGCTTCTTCCCCAACACCCTCATCAATCATGCCTCCTTTGTCATGAACCTTTATTACAAGACCCTTGGACATTACACCTGTGATTTTAATGGCACTGGCATCATTGTTATGACAGATCCAAGTAAGCCAAGTTCATTTTAATTACCACACCTGCAAATATattggataatatatatataccatacaATCAATATACAGTCCCAACTTTCTCATACAGTCTGGTGGTAAGGTGGTTATTTTCTTTGCAGATGTTTAACATATGAAGGTttcatttctaaaattaaaaaaaaaaaaaaaattgtattagaaACATACCATTATATATTTGCTTTTATAAGTGAAATATTGCATTAACTGGCATCCATTATctcttgtattatatatatatatatatgtatatacatataataaattttaagtatatatgtatacattaaaattgtttttttgtaggTTATGGTGAATGCATTTACGTCTGAAGACCCTAAACAAACGAGAGTACTAATTAAATTTGTACTTTCAAGGCAAGGGAAGAAGAAGCTAGTAAATTTTGTGATCATTTTTGCTCCATAATGATCCTGTAGAAGTACTTCGTTTTCTTCCCATGTACTCAAACAAAGATTGGGAATAAAGATAtctatttgttatatattttaccatgtatatttttaatatcttttcacattttaaaaaataataggacTGAAGTAAACTACAAAATACATTTTGCACATAAAATTCTAAGCTTGCACTGAAAATGTATTTATCTGAAGTTATATTCTTGCTACAAATGAATTGCTCAGTGGCATGCTTTTCATGCGTATTTTTATTGCAATCACAATTTCAAAATGTCATTATGGTCCTATAGAAATGTATATATCATGCTAAAGTTCCTAATAATaagacaaaattcaaaaatggtGAATTTTGGTTATATTTATCGTGCTAGCCTAAAGTCCAATTTGGTTTGTGAACTTTGACTTACTTTCCGATATTAAAGtatgatgtgtatatatatatatatatgtatatatatattatgtatttttgaaATGTTCAACTACGGctaaattctaattttgatgaaCTTAAACTTTATAActtcaatttaatttcattACATGAATCATAAAATTTCGATTCTTACAAATTATCGGccacaaattatttatcatatcctctgtcatatatataaaaataaagtaaaatttagaaGTGAAACTCCACTTTGCCTGAGTGGTACTTTATGGATGTGCTTTTACTAGTGGTGATTATGATTTTCATATACATGGCGCGAATATTTTGTCATTGGTAGCAACAAAAAACTCTATGAAATTGTCacactaattttttatttttttatttttaaagtaaaacTCTTGTTATTTTTGTGATTAACAAAAAACTTTCTACGACATTTCTTTtctggtggttttttttttctttctttctttttttttttttttttgggtagtggGTGATGAGTTGGTCCATTCGTGTTCATTTATTAAGGAAAGGTCACATTCTCATgcaactaaaattaaaaagatgcaAAGTTTTATTTACATACaagttgaaaaaacaaaaaaaaaaaaaaaaaaaaaagaaaaacaaacaaacaaacaaaaaaagttgcAGTGAatcgaaaaataataataaaagttgcACCCCCTTAGAGTACAACTTATTTGTATTTAGTAGCAAGAATCATAGTTTTGCCTAATCATTAATTAATGTGATAATTAGTATTAAATTATGCATGATAGCATATTGCACACCTACCAATGATGTGTTACTCACATATTTAACTAAAGAAGTGTATGATGTAGTATGATACACGTAGTATGTGTACTCAACTATTAATGAATTAGTTTATACGGCAAGAAATTGttcctaaaataataattattaatagtagtcattttcaaatacagttctttttctttttttggtatttaatttttaaacttagTGATGATATACCAATCTTATATATGAATAATTGGAGCAGTAAAAACTACTGTCTCAAAAAATAGCGGCAAAACCACTCCTTCAAGCAAAATTTTTCGAGTTATcaataaggaaaaaagaagTACTGCTATGCGCATTAACTCATTtgctaatattttaaatactccatccaaaaaaatatatatttttgaatactaATTGAtatgagaaattattattaatttttttttataaaatacgaGAGAATgtaacataattaaaaaaacaaatttaatgaaataatat includes the following:
- the LOC107413345 gene encoding PLASMODESMATA CALLOSE-BINDING PROTEIN 5, which translates into the protein MINIMDVPRLTLSYPIFFLLSFFLSAGKISMLVNAQSWCIAKASASQESLQEDLDFACRVVDCRPTQQGGTCHEPNSHVHHASFAMNEYYQSRGRHDWDCYFSRTALIALADPSFGSCKFKAGGTGTPPRVEKQNTWCVAKPGTPDNMLGANIKYACGKLSECGDILQHGSCFFPNTLINHASFVMNLYYKTLGHYTCDFNGTGIIVMTDPSYGECIYV
- the LOC112491452 gene encoding major pollen allergen Ole e 10-like gives rise to the protein MTTMAKTNHSLAAIFCLFLMLPIYCFNFGESSITESVKTWCVAKPSANDNELKNNIRFACEHTVPTDCDAINQGGPCYNPNNLFHHASFAMNSYYQEAGRHQWNCDFLNSALVAISDPSLGSCVYKGEPTSVDLSASVVLFRAAVLFRMKFVKLFRVTTLKLSGLGSSD
- the LOC107413649 gene encoding major pollen allergen Ole e 10, with the protein product MALLIPSLSTLFIVLFFLNFAGPLKLADGQDLKTWCIAKPSSSGAELAANIQFACSQLTDCKAIQEGGQCFYPNTPINHASVAMNFYYQAMSRNPWNCNFRTSGLITQTDPSYGSCQYA